The following are from one region of the Desulfonatronovibrio magnus genome:
- a CDS encoding AAA family ATPase encodes MNNRHKLRRLLIKGFKSFDSAGQSIEFGDINVCIGPNAAGKSNLVSFFRMLNFMTTGALQQFIGEQGYSDSILHFGSAITPVMEAELFFARDDGEYNKYEITLVHASGGKLIFTREIACWSGTTKDNLPMVDLKSGHDESALIQDADTGPTSRFVLDLLRKCQVFQFHDTSSTAKIRNPGYINDNRYLRGNAGNLAAFLYAMNAKEETRPYYKRILQHIREVIPGFGDFELQPTALNSEYIKLDWMEKGSSYRFGPHQLSDGSLRFMAMTALMLQPPQTLPGLIILDEPELGLHPAALSSLAGMVKNAARKSQIILATQSPRLVDEFEAAEIMVLERHEQTRATQVHRLDESSLKNWLERYTLSELWEKNVLGGKP; translated from the coding sequence ATGAATAATCGGCATAAACTGAGGCGCTTACTAATCAAGGGATTCAAATCCTTTGATTCAGCAGGGCAAAGCATAGAATTTGGAGATATTAATGTCTGCATTGGCCCAAACGCAGCTGGCAAGAGCAACCTGGTCTCATTCTTCCGGATGCTCAACTTCATGACCACAGGGGCATTGCAGCAATTTATCGGTGAACAGGGGTATTCCGACTCAATCCTTCATTTTGGATCAGCCATTACCCCGGTCATGGAGGCGGAGTTATTTTTTGCCAGGGATGATGGAGAGTATAATAAATACGAGATCACCCTTGTCCATGCCAGCGGTGGCAAGCTTATTTTTACAAGGGAAATAGCTTGCTGGTCTGGTACAACCAAGGATAACTTACCTATGGTTGACCTCAAGTCTGGCCATGACGAATCCGCCCTGATCCAGGATGCTGACACAGGCCCAACCAGCCGCTTTGTTCTTGATCTGCTTAGAAAATGCCAGGTGTTTCAGTTTCATGACACCTCAAGCACGGCTAAGATCAGAAATCCAGGATATATAAACGACAACCGTTATCTGCGGGGTAATGCCGGTAATCTGGCTGCCTTCTTATACGCCATGAACGCTAAAGAGGAGACCAGGCCTTATTACAAGCGCATTTTGCAGCATATCAGAGAAGTAATCCCCGGATTTGGTGACTTCGAACTCCAGCCCACCGCACTGAACAGTGAATACATTAAGCTGGACTGGATGGAAAAGGGATCATCCTACCGCTTCGGTCCGCATCAGCTTTCCGACGGCAGCCTGCGCTTCATGGCCATGACCGCGCTTATGCTGCAGCCGCCGCAAACTCTGCCCGGCCTGATCATCCTGGATGAACCGGAACTCGGTCTGCACCCGGCTGCCTTGTCCTCTCTGGCCGGAATGGTCAAAAACGCGGCCCGGAAAAGCCAGATCATTTTGGCCACTCAATCCCCAAGGCTTGTGGATGAATTTGAGGCTGCTGAAATCATGGTCCTGGAACGTCACGAACAAACCAGGGCCACCCAGGTGCACAGGCTGGATGAGTCCTCCCTGAAAAACTGGCTTGAAAGGTATACCTTGTCCGAGTTGTGGGAGAAGAACGTCCTGGGAGGCAAGCCTTGA
- a CDS encoding AAA family ATPase, translating to MLETINIKNCGPLQEVQWTPGPGFNVIIGENDTGKTLLLKALYALVRAVEEYGRGSDVRTFRQVLDTKLTWTFQLKKIGDLVRKGEGNKLRLEAVIDGQKVFFGFGQSAEKGVGEALEPDTPRQANSAYLPAKEVLSIEAIIRQSREIDKQFGFDDTYYDLVQAVNKPPRMGKIWRSFAHARKGLGDLIGGHLEQSGKEWYFVKGKAWHPVSITAEGIKKIAILDRLLGNRMLTPDSVLFIDEPEAALHPAAIIKFLDMLAMLASQGVQILMATHSYFVLKKLQILSVQKNMSVPLMSLSGTQPCASDLRDGMPDNPIVDTSVALYEEELEASLGK from the coding sequence ATGCTGGAGACAATCAATATCAAAAACTGCGGTCCGCTGCAGGAAGTGCAATGGACTCCCGGGCCGGGATTTAATGTTATTATTGGCGAAAACGATACCGGCAAAACACTGCTGCTCAAGGCCTTGTATGCGCTTGTGCGCGCAGTGGAGGAATACGGCAGGGGCAGTGACGTTCGTACTTTCCGCCAGGTTCTGGACACAAAACTGACCTGGACCTTCCAGTTAAAAAAGATTGGCGATTTAGTGCGTAAGGGCGAGGGCAACAAATTGCGTCTGGAAGCCGTAATTGATGGTCAGAAAGTTTTTTTCGGCTTTGGACAATCCGCGGAAAAAGGGGTTGGCGAGGCATTGGAGCCGGATACGCCCCGACAGGCCAATTCAGCCTATTTGCCTGCCAAAGAGGTCTTGTCCATAGAGGCTATAATCCGACAGTCAAGGGAGATAGACAAGCAGTTCGGCTTCGACGACACCTATTATGACTTGGTTCAGGCTGTAAACAAGCCTCCCCGGATGGGCAAGATCTGGAGGTCTTTTGCACATGCCAGAAAAGGGCTTGGAGATCTTATCGGGGGGCATCTGGAGCAAAGCGGCAAAGAGTGGTATTTCGTCAAGGGAAAGGCCTGGCATCCCGTTTCTATAACTGCTGAAGGTATCAAGAAAATCGCCATATTGGACAGGCTCCTGGGCAATCGGATGCTAACTCCGGATTCTGTCCTGTTTATAGACGAACCCGAGGCTGCCCTGCATCCCGCGGCGATCATCAAATTTCTGGATATGCTGGCCATGCTTGCCAGCCAGGGCGTACAGATATTAATGGCCACCCACTCTTACTTTGTGCTCAAGAAACTCCAGATCCTGAGCGTGCAAAAAAATATGTCCGTACCTCTGATGTCTTTGTCCGGCACTCAGCCCTGTGCAAGCGATCTCAGGGACGGGATGCCGGACAATCCTATTGTGGATACATCTGTTGCCCTATACGAAGAAGAGCTGGAGGCAAGCCTTGGCAAATAA
- a CDS encoding glycosyltransferase: protein MRIAVIIPSLAGGGKERMRLHLIKEWLDHGIAIDLVLCRKQGDLLQLVPSEVKIYEVAAQHNYFFPFGFLRYLIKHRPTHILSASNDITAMSLLINLVTRLDIPVVASFHNHLSSEVQFAKGLKFFSVKIVNFILAKTISRAKGVIAVSKSVADDLIGHFPCLKDNIYTINNPTINQDMRRRATQPLSGNPVPAGIPWIFYAGRLVPAKGLDVLLQAFYKIAARSNAHLVLAGEGPLRAQLTDMVRDMKLIDRVHFMGFQENPLPWMREADVFVLPSRHEGLPNVLIEALACGAQIVATDCPGGSEEILGNGIYGQLVPVDDAVALSNAVIMSLNREFYVAPEILKDRAEDYTVEKAANEYLNVLKNA, encoded by the coding sequence ATGAGAATTGCAGTAATAATTCCTTCCTTGGCAGGTGGCGGCAAAGAAAGAATGAGGTTGCATCTGATTAAGGAATGGCTGGATCATGGCATTGCAATCGATTTGGTTCTTTGCAGAAAACAGGGCGATTTGCTCCAGCTGGTTCCTTCAGAGGTCAAAATTTATGAAGTGGCAGCGCAACATAATTATTTCTTCCCTTTTGGGTTTTTACGTTATTTGATTAAACATAGACCAACCCATATTTTATCCGCTTCCAATGACATTACCGCCATGTCTCTGCTTATCAATCTTGTGACACGTTTAGATATTCCTGTGGTGGCCAGTTTTCACAACCATCTTTCTTCTGAAGTGCAGTTTGCCAAAGGATTGAAATTTTTTTCAGTTAAAATTGTAAATTTTATTCTGGCCAAAACAATCAGCAGGGCAAAAGGTGTAATCGCGGTTTCTAAAAGCGTTGCTGATGACCTCATAGGTCATTTTCCCTGCCTTAAGGACAATATCTATACAATCAATAATCCCACAATCAATCAGGATATGCGCAGGAGAGCAACACAGCCGTTATCCGGCAATCCAGTTCCAGCAGGAATCCCCTGGATATTTTATGCCGGTCGTTTAGTGCCCGCAAAAGGTCTGGATGTTCTGCTGCAGGCTTTTTATAAAATTGCTGCCAGGTCAAACGCTCACCTTGTCCTGGCAGGTGAAGGCCCCTTAAGGGCACAACTCACGGATATGGTTAGAGACATGAAACTAATTGACCGAGTTCATTTTATGGGATTCCAGGAAAATCCCCTGCCATGGATGAGGGAAGCAGATGTTTTTGTCTTGCCTTCAAGACACGAAGGGTTGCCTAATGTACTAATCGAAGCCCTGGCCTGCGGTGCCCAAATTGTTGCGACTGACTGTCCTGGCGGATCTGAAGAAATCCTTGGAAATGGTATTTATGGTCAGCTGGTTCCTGTTGATGATGCAGTCGCTCTTTCAAATGCTGTAATAATGAGCTTGAACAGAGAGTTTTACGTGGCACCTGAAATTTTGAAAGACAGAGCAGAGGATTATACTGTTGAAAAGGCGGCTAACGAGTACTTGAATGTTTTAAAAAATGCTTAA